In Salmo trutta chromosome 37, fSalTru1.1, whole genome shotgun sequence, the following proteins share a genomic window:
- the LOC115176531 gene encoding magnesium transporter MRS2 homolog, mitochondrial: protein MEACFKSFTMGGLRRSLDIKFRVLAGCLTCRTVSCSRSPIKCQLAKHQPVTRGKATLLQSCPPAYLIRHRGTEASLSSVAPTFIVMKFDKDGNVTSFEKKKMELYHELSLQARDLRFQHFTSITARNNNIIIRMEALKAVVTPNSLLVLDFRGLGLERWLVLELAPQLNGDHGALATHSLPFEFRALEAILQHRVNTLQARLNEVHPVILDILESLVDPKLLSADRSKLHILLQNRKNLSELETDIKVFKDSLLKILDEEEMIEELCVTKWTDPRVFEESSLGIDHAEEMELLLENYFMQAEDLGNTTRELKGLIDDSESVIFINLDSHRNVMMRLNLQLTMGTFSLSLFGLMGVAFGMNLESTFEEDPKVFWLVTGFMFLGSGLIWRRLLSFLGRHLEPTVPPQIPTVWKRNQINSKGGEVKSGLR from the exons ATGGAAGCTTGTTTCAAGTCGTTCACCATGGGTGGTCTTCGGAGATCTCTGGACATTAAATTCAGGGTCCTCGCCGGCTGTTTGACCTGCAGAACAGTGAGTTGTTCCAGATCACCTATAAAATGCCAACTTGCCAAGCATCAGCCGGTGACGAGGGGGAAAGCAACACTGTTGCAATCATGTCCGCCTG CATATTTAATTCGCCATAGAGGAACTGAGGCATCCCTCTCCAGTGTGGCTCCTACTTTTATTGTG ATGAAATTTGACAAAGATGGAAATGTAACCTCATTTG AGAAGAAGAAGATGGAGCTGTATCATGAGCTGAGTCTGCAGGCCAGAGACCTCAGGTTCCAACACTTCACCAGCATCACCGCTAGGAACAACAACATCATCATTCGCATGGAG GCCTTGAAGGCAGTAGTGACCCCCAATAGCCTGTTGGTGTTGGATTTCCGAGGTCTGGGATTGGAGAGATGGCTGGTCCTGGAGTTGGCTCCGCAGTTGAATGGGGATCATGGAGCTCTTGCCACTCATTCACTGCCATTTGAGTTCAGAGCCCTTGAAGCTATTCTGCAGCACAGG GTAAACACCCTTCAGGCTCGGCTGAATGAGGTTCACCCTGTCATCCTGGACATTCTAGAGTCTCTTGTGGATCCTAAACTACTCTCTGCAGATCGCAGCAAACTGCATATACTTCTTCAGAACAGAAAGAA CCTGTCAGAGCTGGAGACAGACATCAAGGTCTTCAAGGACAGTCTGCTGAAGATCCTAGACGAAGAGGAGATGATCGAGGAGCTTTGTGTCACCAAGTGGACGGATCCACGTGTGTT TGAGGAGAGCAGTCTGGGCATTGATCATGCTGAGGAGATGGAGCTTCTCCTGGAGAACTACTTCATGCAGGCTGAGGATCTGGGCAACACGACCAGGGAGCTCAAGGGCCTGATAGACGACTCAGAGAGTGTTATCTTCATCAACCTGGACAG TCACCGGAACGTGATGATGCGTCTGAACCTGCAGCTCACCATGGGGACCTTCTCACTCTCCCTATTTGGCCTGATGGGCGTCGCCTTTGGGATGAACTTGGAATCGACGTTTGAGGAG GACCCCAAGGTGTTCTGGCTGGTGACAGGCTTCATGTTCCTTGGTAGTGGACTAATCTGGAGGAGACTGCTCTCGTTCCTGGGTCGACATCTTGAGCCTACTGTCCCCCCACAG ATCCCAACAGTTTGGAAGAGAAACCAAATCAACTCAAaaggaggagaggtgaagagtGGACTAAGATGA
- the LOC115176923 gene encoding syndecan-2 — translation MTNTWMLLTLAVATCFMSETTLISAQSDYLYLDDLSGDSVDDDGYNSGSGSGDMTIGEVTEPVKVKRVFAAPEAEPTQDSLPDLSTTVMFTFTDLSTEIAETETKTETEAQVPERSLDVTEETVISSESPPSTTGASGLLYEADTPYDVHSENLFQRTEVLAAVIAGGVIGLLFAIFLILLLVYRMRKKDEGSYVLGERKAPSSAYQKAPTKEFYA, via the exons ATGACGAACACATGGATGCTATTGACTCTCGCGGTGGCGACCTGTTTTATGAGTGAAACG ACATTGATCTCGGCCCAGTCGGATTACCTGTATCTGGATGACCTATCAGGAGACTCCGTAGACGACGACGGTTACAACTCTGGCTCCGGGTCCGGTGATATGA CTATCGGTGAGGTCACTGAGCCAGTCAAAGTGAAAAGGGTGTTCGCCGCTCCTGAAGCAGAGCCAACCCAGGACTCTCTACCAGACCTTTCAACCACCGTGATGTTTACATTCACTGACCTGAGCACAGAAATAGCTGAGACAGAAACAAAGACCGAAACAGAG gccCAGGTCCCTGAACGGTCTCTGGACGTGACGGAGGAGACTGTTATCAGTAGTGAATCTCCTCCCAGCACCACCGGTGCTTCCGGGTTGCTGTACGAGGCAGACACACCCTACGATGTACACTCTGAAAACCTATTCCAGAGGACGGAGGTGCTAGCAG cggtGATAGCTGGCGGGGTTATAGGTTTGCTGTTTGCCATCTTCCTTATCCTCCTCCTGGTCTACAGGATGAGGAAGAAGGACGAGGGGAGCTACGTCCTCGGAGAACGCAAGGCCCCTAGCTCAGCCTATCAGAAAGCCCCCACCAAGGAGTTTTATGCCTGA